One Alkaliphilus sp. B6464 genomic window carries:
- a CDS encoding DUF2793 domain-containing protein: protein MAQQTIKIRRGTKAQLNTLGTLSQGEMGFCTDTKEVYIGDGSKNIFVGKVLSGPYASRPNAGVEGRFFYVTEGANLGYIYIDNGSTWNRINSLALTDLTGNIDNIKDGATYAKVKKADITNGQVNKVSDGSKSATAAEIRDHIDDITRHRKINDTSIGATDLWSAQKINTEISNAVRGLDWQDSVGSKALTTPPVTPQKNFRWIIPTGATGAWAGKTNQIAHWDGAKWMYYTPSIGWSVYVHDENKNYVFNSTTWVRSGEANQNIKAGNGLQGGGQADEVTLSIGQGNGITVGTTSISVKAGKGITVDSTGVNASIDGSSIVYDGNKLTVALIDGGTF from the coding sequence ATGGCACAGCAAACAATAAAAATTCGTAGAGGTACTAAAGCACAGTTAAATACTTTAGGCACATTATCACAAGGAGAAATGGGATTTTGTACTGACACTAAAGAGGTGTATATAGGGGATGGTTCTAAAAATATATTTGTAGGTAAAGTTTTATCAGGACCATATGCAAGTCGACCGAATGCAGGAGTAGAAGGTCGGTTTTTTTATGTAACAGAAGGGGCTAACTTAGGGTACATCTATATAGATAATGGTTCAACATGGAACAGAATCAATTCTTTAGCTCTTACAGATTTAACAGGTAATATTGATAATATAAAAGATGGAGCTACTTATGCAAAGGTAAAGAAAGCAGATATTACTAATGGACAGGTAAACAAAGTTTCTGATGGATCCAAAAGTGCTACTGCTGCTGAAATTAGAGATCATATAGACGATATAACACGACATAGGAAAATAAACGACACTTCCATAGGAGCTACTGATTTATGGTCAGCACAGAAAATTAATACAGAAATATCTAATGCTGTAAGAGGATTAGATTGGCAAGATAGTGTAGGATCTAAAGCATTGACAACTCCTCCAGTAACTCCACAGAAAAACTTTAGATGGATAATACCTACAGGAGCAACAGGAGCATGGGCAGGAAAAACAAATCAAATAGCACATTGGGATGGAGCGAAATGGATGTATTATACACCTTCTATTGGTTGGAGCGTATATGTTCATGATGAAAATAAAAACTATGTGTTTAACAGTACTACTTGGGTTAGAAGTGGTGAAGCTAACCAGAACATAAAGGCCGGAAATGGACTTCAAGGCGGAGGTCAAGCAGATGAAGTTACATTAAGCATAGGACAAGGTAATGGAATAACAGTTGGAACTACATCTATAAGTGTGAAAGCTGGTAAAGGAATCACAGTAGATAGTACTGGAGTAAATGCTAGTATTGATGGCTCGAGTATTGTATATGATGGGAATAAGCTTACAGTTGCATTAATAGATGGAGGAACCTTTTAG
- a CDS encoding phosphoglucomutase, which produces MFVEKLNKKPSGVYIIEEEKDIVNGIWEGFLDHDNVNHQSISIYTEPKFTGEKVDNYFISTPSETPWKTHLKVFSKSEKIYIVYETTGDQVEAEDINSINQRFDDYRENGVIDGGYFIRDGDM; this is translated from the coding sequence TTGTTTGTAGAGAAATTAAATAAGAAACCAAGCGGAGTATATATAATAGAAGAAGAAAAAGATATAGTTAATGGCATTTGGGAAGGATTTTTAGACCATGATAATGTAAATCACCAATCTATATCAATCTATACAGAACCTAAATTTACAGGGGAAAAGGTAGATAATTATTTTATTTCCACCCCTTCTGAAACACCATGGAAAACTCATTTGAAGGTGTTTTCTAAATCAGAAAAAATCTATATCGTCTATGAAACTACAGGTGACCAAGTTGAAGCGGAGGATATAAACTCAATCAATCAAAGATTTGATGATTACAGAGAAAATGGGGTTATAGATGGTGGCTATTTTATAAGGGATGGTGATATGTAA
- a CDS encoding baseplate J/gp47 family protein, with amino-acid sequence MIFEEMGFENILKRMLDKIPNSMDKRPGSVIYDAMAPAATELAQTYITLDYLYGKLNAENLEGEELERFVYQKTGIIRKYATNAIRKGVFSKEDGSFFNVTTGSRFAGEDLYYVVIEKITDGEFKLECEEVGEPGNIYVGSLIPVDYINGLGKAQLTDVLIYGYEAESDESLLERYYERIRTPATSGNKYHYLNWAKEVVGVGDAKVIPLWNGKGTVKIVIVDSNKNPAGKELVTKVFDHIEEERPIGAKVTVVSAVAKDISIKAKVSLAEGYRIQLLQDEFKKALEQYRKDIAFKDSYISYAKIGSILLNIDGVLDYADLKLNEEMKNISLNEEEIPMFNLVELEVI; translated from the coding sequence ATGATTTTTGAAGAAATGGGCTTTGAGAACATATTAAAAAGAATGTTAGATAAGATACCAAATAGTATGGATAAAAGACCAGGTTCAGTTATATATGACGCAATGGCTCCTGCAGCTACTGAATTAGCACAAACGTATATTACATTAGATTATCTCTATGGTAAATTAAATGCTGAAAATCTTGAAGGCGAGGAGTTAGAAAGGTTTGTATATCAAAAAACAGGAATAATAAGAAAATATGCTACTAACGCTATCAGAAAAGGTGTATTTTCTAAAGAAGATGGTAGTTTTTTTAATGTAACGACAGGTAGCAGGTTCGCGGGTGAAGATTTGTATTATGTAGTTATAGAAAAAATAACCGATGGAGAATTTAAGCTTGAATGTGAGGAAGTTGGCGAACCTGGTAATATTTATGTTGGTTCATTAATACCAGTGGATTATATAAATGGATTAGGAAAGGCTCAGTTGACCGATGTATTGATTTATGGATACGAGGCTGAAAGTGATGAGAGTTTACTGGAAAGATACTATGAGAGAATTAGAACCCCTGCAACAAGCGGAAATAAATATCACTATCTTAATTGGGCAAAAGAAGTTGTCGGAGTAGGAGATGCGAAAGTAATACCTTTGTGGAACGGAAAAGGCACAGTAAAGATAGTAATAGTAGATTCTAATAAAAATCCAGCAGGGAAGGAACTTGTCACAAAGGTATTTGATCATATAGAAGAGGAAAGACCTATAGGTGCTAAAGTGACGGTTGTGTCAGCAGTTGCCAAGGACATAAGCATAAAAGCTAAAGTGAGTTTAGCAGAAGGATATAGAATACAGTTACTACAAGATGAATTTAAGAAGGCGTTAGAGCAGTACCGAAAAGATATAGCGTTTAAAGATAGCTATATTTCTTATGCGAAGATTGGGAGCATTCTATTAAATATAGATGGAGTACTGGATTATGCTGATTTAAAGTTAAATGAAGAAATGAAAAATATATCGCTAAATGAAGAAGAAATACCTATGTTCAACTTAGTAGAATTAGAGGTGATATAG
- a CDS encoding DUF2634 domain-containing protein — MIPQRELTYSDELEVVNMPSLTYTIDYKNNRIGGTIDSIKAVEQAVDKILNTPRYSHKIYPDWYGHELCSLIGQDRFYVESEVERMIRDALLTDDRIIEIKDFTMLDIDQKDALTVKFTVITTLGEVGVQKEVTI, encoded by the coding sequence ATGATACCTCAGAGAGAATTAACATATTCAGATGAATTAGAAGTAGTAAATATGCCTTCTTTGACGTATACGATAGATTACAAAAACAATAGGATAGGAGGTACAATTGATTCAATTAAAGCAGTAGAACAAGCAGTGGACAAGATACTGAATACACCTAGATACTCGCATAAAATATATCCGGATTGGTACGGACATGAACTGTGTTCACTTATTGGGCAAGATAGATTTTATGTAGAGTCAGAGGTAGAAAGAATGATAAGAGATGCGCTTTTGACAGATGATAGAATAATTGAAATAAAAGATTTTACAATGTTGGATATAGATCAAAAAGATGCATTAACAGTCAAATTTACAGTGATAACCACATTGGGAGAAGTAGGAGTGCAAAAGGAGGTGACTATATGA
- a CDS encoding DUF2577 family protein produces MAKLLDQIQNIIESYLEAKKLTESIVGTIEKTNPLIVKIDSKLPIDEDFIHVPSSIKIDSDDIGEKLLLLRVQNGQLFVVLDKY; encoded by the coding sequence ATGGCAAAATTATTAGACCAAATTCAAAACATAATTGAGAGTTATTTAGAAGCTAAAAAGTTAACGGAATCTATAGTCGGAACCATAGAAAAAACAAACCCACTGATAGTAAAAATAGATAGCAAACTTCCTATTGATGAAGACTTTATACATGTTCCATCAAGTATAAAGATAGACAGTGATGATATAGGGGAAAAGCTTCTTCTTTTAAGAGTCCAAAATGGACAGCTCTTTGTAGTATTAGACAAGTATTAA
- a CDS encoding XkdQ/YqbQ family protein, which yields MEVLIESRGKTFNVTHLCSNIEWKTELNKAATLKVNVQRVDELAFFEGDTVKLIDGDRKLFKGYIFKKDRDKSQIIEVTAYDQMRYLKNKDTFIFKNKTASEIAVHIFKQFELQYGDIQNTPFKIEKLIEDNKTLLDIIQGALDKTLINTGKIYVVYDDFGYLTIKDIDSLKTNLIIGDESLATNFKYTTSIDSDVYNRIKLFKDNKETGKRDVYIVFDSENISKWGILQYTEKLNENIPEGRANQQAKTLLKVRNRLKRTLSIDCIGFTQLRAGNSVGVFIQELGDISVNQLMIIDSVTHKIKGRHHTMSLNLIYE from the coding sequence ATGGAAGTATTAATAGAAAGTAGAGGAAAAACTTTTAATGTAACTCATTTATGTTCAAATATTGAATGGAAAACAGAATTAAATAAAGCTGCTACACTAAAAGTAAATGTTCAAAGAGTAGATGAGTTGGCTTTCTTTGAAGGGGATACTGTAAAACTTATAGATGGAGATAGGAAGTTATTTAAAGGTTATATCTTTAAGAAGGATAGAGATAAATCACAGATTATAGAAGTAACTGCATACGATCAAATGAGATATCTGAAAAATAAAGACACTTTTATATTTAAAAATAAAACTGCTTCAGAAATAGCAGTGCATATCTTTAAACAGTTTGAATTGCAATATGGCGATATACAAAATACGCCTTTTAAAATAGAAAAACTAATAGAAGATAATAAAACTTTATTAGATATTATACAAGGAGCACTAGATAAAACACTAATAAATACAGGTAAAATTTATGTGGTATATGATGACTTTGGATATCTGACTATTAAGGACATTGATAGCTTAAAAACTAACCTTATAATAGGTGATGAAAGTTTAGCTACTAATTTTAAATATACTACATCTATAGACAGTGATGTTTATAATCGGATTAAATTATTTAAAGATAATAAAGAAACTGGTAAGAGAGATGTCTATATAGTTTTTGATAGTGAGAATATAAGCAAATGGGGCATATTGCAGTATACAGAAAAGTTAAACGAAAACATTCCGGAAGGTAGAGCTAATCAACAAGCTAAGACCCTATTAAAAGTTAGAAATCGTTTAAAACGTACACTGTCTATAGACTGTATAGGATTTACTCAATTAAGGGCAGGTAATTCGGTAGGGGTATTTATTCAAGAGCTAGGGGATATAAGTGTAAATCAATTAATGATTATAGATAGTGTAACCCATAAAATTAAGGGAAGACATCATACTATGAGCTTAAATCTTATATATGAGTAG